A window of Callospermophilus lateralis isolate mCalLat2 chromosome 13, mCalLat2.hap1, whole genome shotgun sequence contains these coding sequences:
- the LOC143412130 gene encoding sperm motility kinase 2B-like: MVSQSREMSVGLQGPGSCKEAVFQDQYEVLRDIGYGGYGQVKLARHRLTGAEVAVKVVEKIEQNLQVLCEPDMMRTLEHPNVIQLFQVIETTSNIYMVMEPAGGGQLVGHVPEDGLQEEEARRLFRQMVCAVGYCHAQGIVHRDLKPDNILLDAGGNIKLIDFGLSTRVTSGQNWKDFWGSLSHLATRCVLRKAFEGPPVDIWRLGVILYFMLTGRCPFVGPTTPAMRRQIVLETYFGTRHVSVEARRLINQILTLDPRKQPTVQQILQHPWLAQGEQYLPPRCSEALPKHPDPEIMTILTDMGYDPYKVWVSLAKRNFDTAMATYLILKHQKSQGAGCMFQGKPGPPRVKPRPHPVLPKRSHSEPALHTFQTGQKGLRRASLQAIHLPFLPASTPTPDIASQPDTGPPHNIRNRWKRVTRRIAACVRHLCCCLPRVSKKVAPV; encoded by the coding sequence ATGGTCAGCCAGAGTAGAGAGATGAGTGTAGGGCTGCAGGGGCCCGGCTCCTGCAAAGAAGCAGTCTTCCAGGACCAGTATGAGGTCCTGAGGGACATTGGGTATGGCGGGTATGGCCAGGTAAAACTGGCCCGCCATCGCCTCACTGGGGCAGAGGTGGCAGTGAAAGTCGTGGAGAAGATAGAGCAGAACCTCCAGGTCCTCTGTGAGCCGGATATGATGAGAACCCTGGAGCATCCCAACGTGATCCAGTTATTCCAGGTTATTGAGACCACCAGCAATATCTACATGGTGATGGAGCCCGCAGGTGGGGGACAGCTAGTTGGCCACGTCCCAGAGGATGGCCTGCAGGAGGAAGAGGCCCGGCGGCTTTTCCGGCAGATGGTGTGTGCAGTGGGCTACTGCCATGCCCAGGGCATCGTGCACCGAGACCTGAAGCCAGACAACATCCTGTTGGATGCTGGAGGCAACATTAAGCTTATTGACTTCGGCCTCAGCACCAGGGTCACCTCTGGGCAGAATTGGAAGGACTTCTGGGGCAGTCTCTCTCATCTTGCTACCAGATGTGTCCTGAGGAAAGCGTTTGAGGGCCCCCCAGTGGACATATGGAGATTGGGCGTCATTCTGTACTTTATGTTGACAGGGAGGTGTCCATTTGTGGGGCCCACCACTCCGGCGATGCGGAGGCAGATTGTGCTGGAAACCTACTTCGGCACCCGCCATGTGTCTGTCGAAGCCCGGAGGCTCATCAACCAAATACTGACCCTGGATCCCAGGAAGCAGCCTACAGTCCAGCAAATCCTTCAGCACCCATGGCTGGCACAGGGTGAGCAGTATTTACCCCCTCGTTGTAGTGAGGCACTCCCCAAACACCCCGACCCTGAAATAATGACCATCTTGACTGATATGGGTTATGATCCTTACAAGGTCTGGGTGTCTCTGGCCAAGAGAAATTTCGATACAGCCATGGCTACCTACTTAATACTGAAGCACCAGAAAAGTCAGGGGGCAGGCTGCATGTTCCAGGGGAAGCCTGGGCCTCCAAGGGTTAAGCCTCGCCCACACCCTGTCCTCCCAAAGAGGAGTCACAGTGAGCCTGCCCTTCACACCTTCCAGACAGGGCAGAAGGGCCTCAGAAGGGCCAGCCTGCAGGCCATTCATCTCCCCTTCCTGCCTGCAAGCACCCCCACACCTGATATAGCCTCCCAGCCTGACACTGGGCCACCCCATAACATCAGAAACCGTTGGAAGAGGGTAACTAGGAGGATTGCGGCCTGCGTCCGGCACCTGTGCTGTTGCCTGCCACGGGTCAGTAAGAAGGTGGCGCCAGTGTAA